The Deinococcus koreensis genome window below encodes:
- the xylF gene encoding D-xylose ABC transporter substrate-binding protein, with translation MKRSATLMSALFGLALLTGPAHAQTPVTVGVSWSNFQEERWKTDEAAIKAQLAKLGARYISADAQSSNEKQLSDIESLITRGAKVLIVLAQDSEAVLPAVAKAKAEGIPVISYDRLIEDPWAFYISFDNKEVGRLQARMILSAKPRGNYAFIKGSPTDPNAQLLYDGQLEVLGAAIKSGAIKNVGNQFTEGWKPETAQRNMEQMLTANANRIDAVVASNDGTAGGAVAALASVGLAGKVPVSGQDADKAALNRIALGQQTGTVWKDSRTLGTEAAKIAVQLAGGTRVAAVSGSKSFNGGPRKVAVSSILLKPVVITRANLGTLITAGWATKAEICKGVTGAAAPAACR, from the coding sequence ATGAAACGAAGTGCCACGCTCATGTCGGCCCTGTTCGGTCTCGCCCTGCTGACCGGCCCCGCGCACGCCCAGACTCCGGTCACGGTCGGCGTGAGCTGGTCGAATTTTCAGGAGGAACGCTGGAAGACCGACGAAGCCGCCATCAAGGCCCAGCTCGCCAAGCTGGGGGCCCGGTACATCAGCGCCGATGCCCAGAGCAGCAACGAAAAACAGCTCTCGGACATCGAGAGCCTGATCACGCGCGGCGCGAAGGTGCTGATCGTGCTGGCCCAGGACTCCGAGGCCGTGCTGCCGGCCGTCGCCAAGGCCAAGGCCGAGGGCATCCCGGTCATCTCCTACGACCGCCTGATCGAAGACCCCTGGGCCTTCTACATCTCCTTCGACAACAAGGAGGTCGGCCGGCTCCAGGCCCGCATGATCCTGAGCGCCAAGCCCAGGGGGAACTACGCCTTCATCAAGGGCAGCCCGACCGATCCCAACGCCCAGCTGCTGTACGACGGGCAGCTCGAAGTCCTGGGCGCGGCCATCAAGTCCGGCGCGATCAAGAACGTGGGCAACCAGTTCACCGAGGGCTGGAAGCCCGAAACCGCCCAGCGCAACATGGAGCAGATGCTGACCGCCAACGCCAACAGGATCGACGCGGTGGTCGCCTCGAACGACGGCACGGCGGGCGGCGCGGTCGCGGCCCTGGCGAGCGTGGGTCTGGCCGGCAAGGTGCCGGTCTCGGGCCAGGACGCCGACAAGGCCGCCCTGAACCGCATCGCGCTGGGCCAGCAGACCGGCACTGTCTGGAAGGACTCGCGCACGCTGGGCACCGAGGCCGCCAAGATCGCCGTGCAGCTCGCCGGGGGCACCAGGGTCGCGGCCGTGAGCGGCAGCAAGAGCTTTAACGGCGGGCCGCGCAAGGTGGCGGTCAGCTCCATCCTGCTCAAGCCGGTGGTGATCACCCGGGCCAACCTGGGCACGCTGATCACGGCCGGGTGGGCCACCAAGGCCGAGATCTGCAAGGGCGTCACGGGCGCGGCCGCGCCGGCCGCCTGCCGCTGA